The genomic DNA ACACTTTGTCTTTCAGAATGAGGTAGCAATACCGCATGGAGATGCCAGTAAAAATGTAAATATTTCATCAGTGAGTATACTGAAATTACGGAAGGCTGTGCTGTTTCCCGGTGAGAAAAAAGTGTCACTCATCTTCTTTATTTCAGCCAAGAGAAAGAAAGACCATGTAAAAAGTATTGAGGATATAATAAAATTAATGAAAAATACGGAATTTATAGAAAAAACAAATACCGTAAAAAATACGGAAGAGTTTCTTGAGCTTATAAAATTATATTTGATGCCTTGAACTCATAGTATATCAGAATACGGTCAAAAAAGATTTTGAGAAATAAAACTAAAAAAGGAGTTGGAAATGCTGAATAATTTTCTGGATAACAGATGTATAGAGCTGAAGAGTAATTATGACAGCTATGAGGACTTAATAACCAATGTAAGCAGAGAACTGTTAAAATACGGTTATGTAAAGGAAAGCTTTCTTGAAAATATTCTAGGGAGGGAAAAACAGTATCCCACGGGGTTTGAGCTGGGAGGGAAATATAATATAGCAATCCCGCATACAGATATGGAAAATGTTTTGAAGCCTGTTATTTATATAGTCGTTTTGGATAGACCTGTAATGTTTAAAAGTGCTGAAGACGGCAAGTCAGATATCAGCGTGGATATTGTTTTCGTAATATCGCTTAATGAAAAGGATAAACATATAGTAGTTCTGGAAGAATTGATGAAGATATTTTCAAAAAATGATCTGATAGAAAAAATAAAAAATTCTGAGGATAAAGATGAATTAATACGTTTAATATATGAGGAGGAATAAAAATGAAAAAGATTTTGGTTTGCTGCGGTTCATCAATGGTGACAAGTACTGTTGCACTGAATAATATTAAAGAGGCCTGTCAGAAAGCAGGAATAGATGCTTCATTCGGGCAGTGCAAATTTGCTGAGGTACCGTTTCAGATAAAAACGTTTAATCCTGATGTAATAGTGCCTACAGGTCCGCTGGATGAAAGCTCTGCCGGAGGAATACCCGTGGTAAAGGGAATATCGTTTGTAACTGGTGTGGGAATAGATAAAACAATAGCGGAAATATTAGATATATTAAAGAGTTAGGGAGTGTTGTGTATGGAAATGGTAATAAAGGGGCTGCAGTTCATAGCATCACTGGGGCCGATGGTAATGATGCCGATAATTATATTTGTAATAGGATTAATATTCAGATTAAAAATAAGTACGTTATTTAGATCTTCAATACTTGTGGGAGTGGGTTTTGCCGGGGTAAATATGGCGGTAGGATTTTTTATATCAGGTGTATCGGAGCCTATACAGAAAATGGTAGGTTTTTGGGGATTAAGAACAGATATAATGGATGTAGGATGGCCGGCGAGAGCTGCGGCTACATGGTCTTTTCCCATGGCTGCAGTAGTAATTCTTGCAGTTTTGGGAGTAAATGTATTAATGCTTGTAATTAAGAAAACAAGATGTGTAATGGTGGATTTCTGGAGTTATAACCACTTTATATTTACGGCAGCTCTTG from Sebaldella termitidis ATCC 33386 includes the following:
- a CDS encoding PTS sugar transporter subunit IIA — protein: MLNNFLDNRCIELKSNYDSYEDLITNVSRELLKYGYVKESFLENILGREKQYPTGFELGGKYNIAIPHTDMENVLKPVIYIVVLDRPVMFKSAEDGKSDISVDIVFVISLNEKDKHIVVLEELMKIFSKNDLIEKIKNSEDKDELIRLIYEEE
- a CDS encoding PTS sugar transporter subunit IIB; the encoded protein is MKKILVCCGSSMVTSTVALNNIKEACQKAGIDASFGQCKFAEVPFQIKTFNPDVIVPTGPLDESSAGGIPVVKGISFVTGVGIDKTIAEILDILKS